The Leucobacter chromiiresistens genome has a window encoding:
- the prmC gene encoding peptide chain release factor N(5)-glutamine methyltransferase gives MHDEPGREPTPNPRIDALLDEMRQRLGEGGVEDPATDAELLLAHVLGATRGRVQALAVMRERLAPDAAASARGLAEERARRIPLQHLTGRAPFRSIELAVGPGVFVPRPETEVVAQFAIDALQAVPDPAPLAVDLCTGSGALALALAHEVPSARVWAVEMSREARAWAERNVAEWGDGRVALVAGDATALSAIPELAPLAGRVHVVVSNPPYVPSGMVPRDPEVRDHDPQLALYGGVDGLDVVRGISRSARELLVPGGAVVIEHAESQGRAIREVLAADGWRAAATHPDLTGRDRVTTALR, from the coding sequence ATGCACGACGAACCCGGCCGCGAGCCGACCCCGAACCCGCGGATCGATGCGCTGCTCGATGAGATGCGCCAGCGGCTCGGCGAGGGGGGCGTCGAGGATCCCGCGACCGACGCCGAGCTGCTCCTCGCCCACGTGCTGGGCGCGACGCGCGGGCGCGTCCAGGCCCTCGCCGTGATGCGCGAGCGACTCGCCCCCGATGCCGCCGCGAGCGCGCGCGGGCTCGCCGAGGAGCGCGCCCGACGCATTCCGCTCCAGCACCTGACCGGCCGCGCGCCGTTCCGATCGATCGAGCTCGCGGTGGGGCCGGGGGTATTCGTGCCGCGGCCCGAGACCGAGGTCGTCGCCCAGTTCGCCATCGACGCGCTGCAGGCGGTGCCCGATCCGGCGCCGCTCGCCGTCGATCTGTGCACCGGGAGCGGCGCGCTGGCGCTGGCGCTGGCGCACGAGGTGCCGAGCGCGCGCGTTTGGGCCGTGGAGATGAGCCGGGAGGCCCGCGCGTGGGCGGAGCGCAATGTCGCGGAGTGGGGCGACGGGCGCGTCGCGCTGGTGGCGGGGGATGCGACCGCGCTCTCGGCGATCCCCGAACTCGCTCCGCTCGCCGGCCGCGTGCACGTGGTCGTCTCGAATCCGCCGTACGTGCCGAGCGGGATGGTGCCGCGCGATCCCGAGGTGCGCGACCACGATCCGCAGCTCGCGCTGTACGGGGGCGTCGACGGGCTCGACGTCGTGCGCGGCATCAGCCGGTCCGCGCGCGAGCTCCTCGTCCCGGGAGGCGCCGTCGTGATCGAGCATGCGGAGTCGCAGGGGCGTGCGATCCGGGAGGTGCTGGCCGCCGACGGGTGGCGCGCGGCCGCCACGCACCCCGATCTCACCGGTCGGGACCGGGTCACGACGGCACTGCGCTGA
- a CDS encoding L-threonylcarbamoyladenylate synthase, translating into MAEFFDCSDSSQLLAGTRTARQAIGRGELIVMPTDTVYGVAADAFTPEAVQRLLDAKGRGRQSPPPVLIPNVETLAALAAEVVAPVRALADAFWPGALTIITQANPLLSWDLGETGGTVALRIPHQPLALELLRETGPLAVSSANLTGEPAARTAAEARGMLGDSVSVYLEAGPAAGDGVASTIVDATRLTEEGGELRILREGGVSRELIAELLPQVAFGE; encoded by the coding sequence ATGGCCGAGTTCTTCGATTGCTCCGACAGTTCGCAACTGCTCGCAGGCACGCGCACCGCGCGGCAGGCGATCGGGCGGGGCGAACTGATCGTCATGCCGACGGACACCGTCTACGGCGTCGCAGCCGACGCGTTCACCCCCGAGGCCGTGCAGCGACTGCTCGACGCGAAGGGTCGCGGTCGGCAGTCGCCTCCGCCGGTCCTGATCCCGAACGTGGAGACGCTGGCGGCGCTCGCGGCCGAGGTGGTCGCGCCCGTGCGCGCACTCGCCGACGCGTTCTGGCCGGGCGCGCTGACCATCATCACGCAGGCGAACCCGCTGCTCAGCTGGGATCTCGGCGAGACGGGCGGCACGGTCGCGCTCCGGATCCCGCATCAGCCGCTGGCGCTGGAGCTGCTGCGCGAGACGGGGCCGCTCGCGGTGTCGTCGGCGAATCTCACGGGCGAGCCCGCGGCACGCACCGCTGCCGAGGCCCGGGGAATGCTGGGGGACTCCGTCTCGGTCTACCTCGAGGCCGGGCCGGCGGCCGGGGACGGCGTCGCTTCGACCATCGTCGACGCCACCCGCCTCACGGAGGAGGGCGGCGAGCTCCGCATCCTCCGCGAGGGCGGGGTCTCGCGCGAGCTGATCGCGGAGCTGCTGCCGCAGGTCGCGTTCGGGGAGTAG
- a CDS encoding MraY family glycosyltransferase, with translation MLAYVTVVAVAALVTALASWGVLRLSRRLRLAPEVRARDVHSAPTPRLGGVAMFLGILAAFVVAGTQSEFASLFEQRDQIWALLGACAIIAVVGVLDDLLDLDWMIKLAAQLVASGLLAWSGIQIVSLPFGDTLIIGSPVVNFVLTVFLMTLVMNAVNFVDGLDGLVAGVAIIANSLFFIYTRLLNDQIGRVDSVVLASLIAIVVVGICAGFLPFNWHRARMFMGDTGALLVGLLMATSTVSVTGQLNPASLDQKLVLASYIPIILPIAVLALPLADFSLAVARRLRAGKSPFTADRLHLHHRLLDMGHSPLQAVCIFYAGTAVLSVAVLLVFTTQSFVLPVVVLVLGGAATFALLVFPAQRVRAAAARRGLVPLTGRRTRADAAGVDALAESAPPKGSQSE, from the coding sequence GTGCTGGCCTACGTGACGGTGGTCGCGGTCGCGGCTCTCGTCACTGCGCTCGCCTCCTGGGGAGTGCTGCGGCTGAGCCGTCGCCTCCGCCTTGCGCCCGAGGTGCGCGCCCGCGACGTGCACAGCGCCCCGACGCCGCGGCTCGGCGGCGTCGCCATGTTCCTCGGCATTCTGGCCGCGTTCGTCGTCGCGGGCACGCAGAGCGAGTTCGCCTCCCTCTTCGAGCAGCGCGACCAGATCTGGGCGCTGCTCGGCGCCTGCGCCATCATCGCCGTGGTCGGGGTGCTCGACGACCTGCTCGACCTCGACTGGATGATCAAGCTGGCGGCGCAGCTCGTCGCCTCGGGCCTGCTCGCGTGGAGCGGCATCCAGATCGTCTCCCTTCCTTTCGGCGACACCCTCATCATCGGCTCGCCGGTCGTGAACTTCGTGCTGACGGTCTTCCTCATGACGCTGGTGATGAACGCGGTCAACTTCGTCGACGGGCTCGACGGGCTCGTCGCGGGCGTGGCGATCATCGCGAATTCGCTGTTCTTCATCTACACGCGCCTGCTCAACGATCAGATCGGGCGGGTCGACTCGGTCGTGCTCGCGAGCCTCATCGCCATCGTCGTCGTCGGCATCTGCGCGGGGTTCCTGCCGTTCAACTGGCATCGGGCGCGAATGTTCATGGGCGATACGGGTGCGCTGCTCGTCGGGCTGCTCATGGCGACGTCGACCGTGTCGGTGACGGGGCAGCTGAACCCCGCCTCGCTCGACCAGAAGCTGGTGCTCGCGAGTTACATCCCGATCATCCTCCCGATCGCGGTGCTCGCCCTGCCGCTCGCCGATTTCTCCCTGGCCGTCGCCCGGCGGTTGCGGGCCGGCAAGAGCCCGTTCACGGCGGATCGCCTCCACCTGCACCATCGTCTCCTCGACATGGGGCATTCGCCGCTCCAGGCCGTCTGCATCTTCTACGCGGGCACGGCCGTGCTCTCGGTGGCGGTGCTGCTCGTGTTCACGACGCAGAGCTTCGTGCTCCCCGTCGTCGTGCTCGTGCTCGGGGGAGCGGCGACGTTCGCGCTCCTTGTCTTCCCGGCCCAGCGCGTTCGTGCAGCCGCGGCTCGGCGGGGCTTGGTACCGTTGACGGGACGGCGCACCCGAGCCGACGCCGCCGGCGTCGATGCGCTCGCCGAGTCGGCGCCGCCGAAAGGATCCCAGAGTGAGTGA
- the atpB gene encoding F0F1 ATP synthase subunit A gives MALFANAMHLVAPVLFAAEEGEFHAPTMAEFFPDIVLFEGTPFAMNRIMLIRVLMMVVLLLLFWLGTRRMRVIPTRGQSLAEMALDFVRVNIAEDLLGKKDGRRFLPILTAIFFTVLAFNITGIIPGLNIAASSVIGFPLTLAVVSYVTFIYAGIKKSPGNFFKNALFPSGVPKAIYIIVTPIEFVSTFIIRPVTLTLRLLMNMLVGHLLLVLLFAATQFFLFSGEGFFKLFGVGTFAFGAAFTIFEILVAVLQAYVFALLTAVYIQLALAEEH, from the coding sequence ATGGCGCTGTTCGCTAACGCTATGCACCTCGTGGCCCCCGTTCTTTTCGCGGCCGAAGAGGGTGAATTCCACGCGCCGACGATGGCCGAGTTCTTCCCCGACATCGTGCTCTTCGAAGGTACGCCGTTCGCCATGAACCGGATCATGCTGATCCGCGTCCTCATGATGGTGGTGCTGCTGCTCCTCTTCTGGCTCGGCACCCGCCGCATGCGCGTCATCCCGACGCGCGGGCAGTCGCTCGCCGAGATGGCGCTCGACTTCGTGCGCGTCAACATCGCGGAGGATCTGCTCGGCAAGAAGGACGGCCGGCGCTTCCTGCCGATCCTGACCGCCATCTTCTTCACCGTGCTGGCGTTCAACATCACGGGCATCATCCCGGGTCTGAACATCGCGGCGAGCTCGGTCATCGGCTTCCCGCTGACGCTCGCGGTGGTCTCGTACGTGACCTTCATCTACGCCGGCATCAAGAAGAGCCCGGGCAACTTCTTCAAGAACGCGCTCTTCCCGTCGGGCGTGCCGAAGGCCATCTACATCATCGTCACGCCGATCGAGTTCGTGTCGACGTTCATCATCCGCCCGGTGACCCTCACCCTGCGACTGCTGATGAACATGCTGGTGGGCCACCTCCTCCTGGTGCTCCTCTTCGCAGCGACCCAGTTCTTCCTCTTCTCGGGCGAGGGCTTCTTCAAGCTCTTCGGCGTCGGCACGTTCGCATTCGGCGCAGCGTTCACGATCTTCGAGATCCTCGTCGCCGTACTGCAGGCCTACGTCTTCGCACTTCTCACCGCCGTCTACATCCAGCTCGCGCTGGCTGAAGAGCACTAA
- the atpE gene encoding ATP synthase F0 subunit C: MSVLAEISGNIATVGYGLAAIGPAIGVGIVVGKTIEGVARQPELAGRLQVLMWIGIAFTEALAFIAIATPFIFAA, from the coding sequence GTGTCTGTTCTCGCTGAAATCTCGGGCAACATCGCAACCGTCGGTTACGGCCTCGCTGCTATCGGCCCCGCCATCGGCGTGGGTATCGTCGTCGGCAAGACCATCGAGGGTGTCGCCCGCCAACCCGAGCTCGCCGGCCGCCTCCAGGTCCTCATGTGGATCGGCATCGCGTTCACCGAGGCGCTCGCGTTCATCGCGATCGCGACGCCGTTCATCTTCGCTGCGTAA